From a single Thermodesulfovibrionales bacterium genomic region:
- a CDS encoding flagellar biosynthesis repressor FlbT translates to MALKINLKPGEKIIIGGAVIKNGDRPNTIYIENKVPLLREKDIMKEEDALTYCSKIYFVIQLMYIDGKNMLDYHRIYWKLVRELVDAVPRTTGIIDQISQNILEENYYQALKLAKKLMEFEKEVLNYVKNRH, encoded by the coding sequence ATGGCTCTCAAGATAAATCTTAAACCAGGAGAAAAGATAATCATAGGTGGAGCAGTAATTAAAAATGGCGACAGGCCAAACACAATTTATATAGAAAATAAAGTCCCGCTCTTAAGAGAGAAGGACATAATGAAAGAGGAGGATGCCCTCACCTACTGTAGCAAGATATATTTTGTTATACAGCTCATGTATATAGATGGTAAGAACATGTTAGATTATCACAGAATTTACTGGAAGCTCGTAAGGGAACTTGTTGATGCTGTTCCGAGGACAACAGGTATAATTGACCAGATAAGTCAGAACATTCTTGAAGAAAATTATTATCAGGCATTAAAGCTTGCGAAAAAACTCATGGAATTTGAAAAGGAGGTATTAAATTATGTTAAAAACAGGCATTGA
- the flaF gene encoding flagellar biosynthesis regulator FlaF: MLKTGIEAYRDVEKATLSGRELEASILVKAAHLLKECRDRWNEPDRDEKLDKALRYNQRLWSLFQAELSRPDHPMPKNLREDLLSLSLFIDKRTFELMASPSPEKLDILIKINLNIAAGLRSKP; this comes from the coding sequence ATGTTAAAAACAGGCATTGAGGCTTACAGGGATGTTGAGAAAGCCACCCTTTCAGGAAGGGAACTTGAAGCATCTATCCTTGTCAAGGCAGCCCATCTCCTTAAGGAGTGCAGGGATAGATGGAATGAGCCAGACAGGGATGAAAAGCTTGATAAGGCATTGAGGTACAATCAGAGGCTCTGGAGTCTTTTCCAGGCAGAACTCTCAAGACCTGACCATCCCATGCCAAAGAATTTAAGGGAAGACCTTCTGAGTCTCAGTCTCTTTATTGACAAAAGGACCTTTGAATTAATGGCATCACCATCTCCTGAAAAACTTGATATCCTGATAAAGATAAATCTTAATATAGCTGCTGGATTGAGATCAAAGCCTTGA
- a CDS encoding tetratricopeptide repeat protein — translation MFNKATISENLFSVLGNKFSNYSSFSGTALSRAIDLYLSGNYEGSIRELRRAISLDPYSENSIKAYEFMAQAFLKLQKKEDAEKTYREAIKLFPQNDNLYLKLGYLYFHEGRYKEAEDAFLKAVRLNPSEDNLYALGQAYLSLNKFKEAKEIFQRILKREPKNYGTLYALGQIYVREENYGEAIKIFKEVISIKSDFAYAYFDLGALYADMNEFSLAEEQIRILEGINKDLAEDLKAYILKVKKPGFIFVDTSRAFNIKRGPGTPLSSLDPALSVPGASKRFMIEFYFDKPMDRRSVEKITNWSITRSSGINQGGLYNWGLPVPQTEISINPLPDLVIYNSQRNSATVIFTLKQNSTGDGTIDPSHIIFRFYGKDIYGNYMDPSKDEYGGLSLIV, via the coding sequence GTGTTTAATAAAGCAACCATAAGTGAAAACCTCTTTTCCGTACTTGGGAACAAATTTAGCAATTATTCCTCTTTCTCAGGGACAGCTCTTTCAAGGGCAATTGATCTTTACCTGAGTGGTAACTATGAAGGTTCTATCAGAGAACTGAGAAGGGCTATCAGTCTTGATCCCTATTCAGAAAATAGCATAAAGGCCTATGAATTTATGGCACAGGCCTTTTTGAAATTACAGAAAAAAGAGGATGCAGAAAAGACTTACAGAGAGGCAATTAAATTATTTCCTCAAAATGATAACCTCTATCTCAAGCTTGGATATCTCTACTTTCATGAAGGAAGATATAAAGAGGCTGAAGACGCCTTTTTAAAGGCTGTAAGATTAAATCCATCTGAAGATAATCTCTATGCACTGGGTCAGGCCTATCTATCACTTAATAAATTTAAGGAGGCAAAGGAGATCTTTCAAAGAATATTAAAAAGGGAACCGAAAAATTACGGTACTCTATATGCCCTTGGGCAGATATATGTAAGAGAGGAGAATTATGGCGAGGCAATAAAGATATTTAAAGAAGTGATCAGCATTAAGAGCGATTTTGCCTATGCTTATTTTGACCTAGGAGCGCTCTACGCTGATATGAATGAATTCAGTCTCGCCGAAGAACAGATCCGCATTCTTGAAGGAATAAATAAAGATCTGGCAGAGGACCTGAAGGCCTATATATTAAAGGTAAAAAAGCCAGGATTCATATTTGTAGATACCTCCAGAGCCTTTAATATAAAAAGGGGACCTGGTACACCTCTGAGCTCTCTTGACCCTGCTCTTTCAGTTCCTGGTGCATCAAAACGTTTCATGATAGAGTTTTATTTTGATAAACCCATGGACAGAAGATCTGTTGAAAAAATAACTAACTGGTCAATTACCAGATCATCAGGTATCAATCAGGGCGGTCTTTATAACTGGGGACTTCCTGTTCCTCAAACAGAAATATCAATCAATCCCCTGCCTGACCTTGTTATTTATAATTCTCAGAGGAATTCTGCTACAGTCATATTTACACTGAAACAGAATAGCACGGGTGATGGTACCATTGATCCATCCCATATTATTTTTAGATTCTATGGAAAGGACATCTATGGCAATTATATGGATCCTTCAAAGGATGAATACGGAGGTCTTTCACTAATAGTTTAA